Proteins encoded together in one Pseudomonas sp. ADAK13 window:
- a CDS encoding isochorismate lyase translates to MKTPEQCTGLEDVRLGIDTLDEHIIRALGQRLAYVKAAAQFKPTEASIAAPERVAAMLPHRRRWAEREGLDPMFVVPLFAQIIQWNIDQQVRHWRQQHQGAEHE, encoded by the coding sequence ATGAAAACACCTGAGCAGTGCACCGGGCTGGAAGACGTCCGCCTGGGTATCGACACCTTGGACGAGCACATCATCCGCGCCCTCGGTCAGCGATTGGCCTACGTGAAGGCCGCGGCGCAATTCAAACCGACCGAAGCCAGCATCGCCGCCCCCGAACGGGTCGCCGCCATGCTGCCCCATCGCCGTCGCTGGGCGGAGCGCGAAGGGCTGGACCCGATGTTTGTGGTGCCGCTGTTCGCGCAGATCATCCAGTGGAATATCGACCAGCAAGTGCGCCATTGGCGCCAGCAGCATCAAGGAGCCGAGCATGAGTGA